The following proteins come from a genomic window of Ursus arctos isolate Adak ecotype North America unplaced genomic scaffold, UrsArc2.0 scaffold_12, whole genome shotgun sequence:
- the SELENBP1 gene encoding methanethiol oxidase yields the protein MATKCGKCGPGYPTPLEAMKGPREEIVYLPCIYRNTGIEAPDYLATVDIDPKSPQYCQVIHRLPMPHLKDELHHSGWNACSSCFGDSTKSRDKLVLPCLMSSRIYVVDVGSDPRAPKLHKVIEAEDIHAKCGLGYVHTSHCLASGEVMVSTLGDPKGNGKGGFVLLDGETFEVKGTWEQPGGAAPLGYDFWYQPRHNVMISTEWAAPNVFRDGFNPADVEAGLYGSHIHVWDWQRHEIVQTLPLQDGLIPLEVRFLHNPDAAQGFVGCALSSTIQHFYKNQGGSWSVEKVIQVPPKKVKGWLLPEMPSLITDILLSLDDRFLYFSNWLHGDLRQYDVSDPHRPRLTGQLFLGGSIVKGGPVQVLEDQELKSQPEPLVVKGKRVPGGPQMIQLSLDGKRLYVTTSLYSAWDKQFYPDLIREGSVMLQIDVDTIKGGLKLNPNFLVDFGKEPLGPALAHELRYPGGDCSSDIWL from the exons ATGG CTACGAAATGTGGGAAGTGTGGACCCGGCTACCCTACCCCTCTGGAGGCCATGAAAG GACCCAGGGAGGAGATTGTCTACCTGCCCTGTATTTACCGAAACACTGGCATTGAGGCCCCGGATTATCTGGCCACTGTGGACATTGACCCCAAGTCTCCCCAGTATTGCCAG GTCATCCACCGGCTGCCCATGCCCCACCTGAAGGACGAGCTGCATCACTCGGGATGGAACGCCTGCAGCAGCTGCTTCGGGGACAGCACCAAGTCGCGCGACAAGCTGGTGCTGCCCTGCCTCATGTCCTCCCGTATCTACGTGGTGGATGTGGGCTCCGATCCCCGGGCCCCGAAGCTACACAAG GTCATTGAGGCTGAGGACATCCATGCCAAGTGTGGCCTGGGCTACGTCCACACCAGCCACTGCCTGGCTAGTGGGGAGGTGATGGTCAGCACCCTGGGAGACCCCAAGGGCAATGGCAAAG ggggtTTCGTGCTGCTGGATGGAGAGACGTTCGAGGTGAAGGGGACGTGGGAACAGCCTGGGGGAGCTGCACCTTTGGGCTATGACTTCTGGTACCAGCCTCGACACAATGTCATGATCAGCACTGAATGGGCGGCTCCCAATGTCTTTCGAGATGGCTTCAACCCCGCTGACGTAGAAGCCG GGCTGTATGGAAGCCACATACACGTGTGGGACTGGCAGCGCCACGAGATCGTGCAGACCCTGCCGCTGCAGGATGGGCTCATCCCCCTGGAGGTCCGCTTCCTGCACAACCCAGACGCGGCCCAGGGCTTTGTGGGCTGTGCCCTCAGCTCCACCATCCAGCACTTCTACAAGAATCAG GGAGGTTCTTGGTCAGTGGAGAAGGTgatccaggtgccccccaagaaAGTGAAGGGCTGGCTGCTGCCCGAAATGCCAA gcctgatCACAGACATCCTGCTGTCTCTGGATGACCGCTTCCTCTACTTCAGCAACTGGCTGCACGGGGACCTGCGGCAGTATGACGTCTCTGACCCACACAGGCCCCGCCTCACGGGACAG CTCTTCCTTGGGGGCAGCATTGTTAAGGGAGGGCCCGTGCAGGTGTTGGAGGACCAGGAGTTAAAATCCCAGCCAGAACCCCTGGTGGTCAAG GGGAAACGGGTACCTGGAGGCCCTCAGATGATCCAGCTTAGCCTAGACGGGAAGCGTCTATACGTCACCACGTCGCTGTACAGTGCCTGGGACAAGCAGTTTTACCCTGATCTCATCAG GGAAGGCTCCGTGATGCTGCAGATTGATGTAGACACAATAAAGGGGGGCCTGAAGTTGAACCCCAACTTCCTCGTGGACTTTGGGAAGGAGCCCCTAGGCCCAGCCCTGGCCCATGAGCTCCGCTACCCTGGGGGTGACTGCAGCTCTGACATTTGGCTCTGA